In the genome of Hydra vulgaris chromosome 06, alternate assembly HydraT2T_AEP, the window GCAGTGAAATCTCTAGTTTCAACTGTTTTTGTAACAGAAACAAGATCcggcatttttttgttttaacttgtgCAGAAACAGTATATCAggttatttgtttatttttgttgccATGAGTTATGCTGAGTTTAATTGTGTATTTTTGTTGTGGAAGCTTCTGTGGTTGAAGTATGTATATAGcggattataaaaatttaataaagatgcaTTCAGCAGtttcttaataaatgtttttgagaATTTTATGTAAAGAAGAAAGAGTAGAAAATGATTTagaaaaatggtaaaaaattatGAGGTGTCAAGAAAAATGATAGGAGAGTTATTCAGGGGCGATTTTACGAGGGTGTGTTGTGGTGTGAAACCCCCAAAGAAtgcttttttcaacttttagtcGGTTTTTAAAGGAATGTAGTCGGGAATATAGCTAGTTAGCATTTGACACATTTCAGTTATCATATTTATAGTTTTGAGgtctttttggtttttatttgaAGGCAGTCGACAAATTTTAAGGATTCACCCGCCCTCATTTTATTCATAGAATCGCCCCTTGAGGTATTACGAAATCTTTGCAGCTTcaaatagtaataaaagtaaGAAACAGCAGGAGACATCTCAGGATGATTCAAGTGTCAATATTTAAGCAAGATGACCTGACACCAGTTAATAGCATTCAGTTTATTGTCATATATTTATAAGggttttttttgtatgttatccatatatatattatgttatccatatatatgtttttagttaTCTCATAGTTTTATAAGATATTTGCTGTTTTTTACGGTAATTGCTTGGCTTTTCTTACGCTATTTAGTATTTGTTAGGGTCaaaatttacaaactaaacgtatacaatttaaaactttgtgtaattatattaaattttctcGGACTTTAGGTGTATAGGGTGGGAAAGTTTtatgttgttttgtttatttaaatagcaCCTCTAAATTTTTCTGCCCTTGCTCGCAGCGTTTACTTTTAAATCTGCTGATTGAAATGTCTTTCTTGCAATATGGCAAAACTTTTTCAGGgattaatttctttgttttgtataaaaatagttattaatatcttttatttgctttttagtTCCGTATCGTCCTCGTCATCATCGGCACCATCGTCTTCAAGGAAATAATTTTCGGATTCTTTTTAACTGACTGTTGCAAGATTCGGAAACTtcgattaattaaaaaaaactttaccaacaacttaaatataaaaaaactattaattagcTTTTCTCGATTTTTACTGCGATACAGTCATGCGTGAGTTATTGTCTCCttttctctctctttatatgcatatctctctttatatatatatatatatatatatatatatatatatatatatatatatatatatatatatatatatatatatatatatatatatatatatatatatatatatatatatatatatatatgtatatatatatatatatgtatatatatatatatatatatatatatatatatatatatatatatatatatatatatatatatattcaaaagttgtagttttaaagatttgtaattagaatatttttttaattgttcttttatTGAATTACTTTTTCCgcttaacaaaatatatttatagttactATAATGGGAAAACAAACTTGTGGAGTATACAACAAATAGTATAGTTTACTTAATCAcaaagaaatataaacaaaagttactaaAGAAATTTACGTGGGTTCTAAGcagggatgcggagtcccaaaaggttttaatttttttttctggtctCAGGTGTCCaggagctttaaaaatattgagtgACTTATGATctggaataataaaaaaatgcattcttattattttttaagcctGGAGTGTTTGCCGCCATTTTACATAAAGACTCTGggttaaaaaattgattgttccTCGTACCtaatagtaaaagtaaaaaattttttccctaCAAGTACTCCATGAGcttctttacatttttgaagCTCCTGGATACCATAAACCAGAATGAAGTAATGCTTTTGTGACATTCAAATCCAAAATTTATATTCGGACTGCGTCGGCGCAACCCTGTTACTGAGCAGTAATAAAAATatcgttttttttctttttcatagtttacattataaatagactcaaatattttaaaactaattttagatttataagtataaagaataaaatgattataattaatagatttttaagttttgtaaaataaaaacagctcGAACAAAGTAAGAAAAAGGACTTCAAATAAACTTTGACACTCAACTAATAGTTTTGtgaatataataaagtattaatgaaaaaactaaaagatataGTTGGAAGAAACGCACTTAAGTCActcttaaatgttttaaaacataaaaattatattcattccTTATTTTCTATccagaatataataaaaatcatacaGCAAAATAAGCTAAACTTATTCgccttgaaaaataaaataacatttgatATTGTTGagttacagtaaaaaaattcaacagcTCCAAacccttttttaaataaataagtgtCAAAATTTTGTGCAATAATAATGAGCTAAATGATAatgcaaagcaaaaaaaaaaaattaaaatttttgtttaaaaaaatataattcccAGAACAAAGAACAGTCTCCAAGgatattcttgaaaaaaaaaattccatgaTGATGATATTGCGTTTatctttaatgtatttttatttaccttaattgtattatatagtgggtgtttaacaaaaattatagtttttgcGCAATTTTTTATACCCTCTGATTGTTTGGGtaaccttttattttttgacttatttgaatttttttttttggctgcaagcaaccactgtcAAGTTGGGAGTTcctagaaaacaaaaaatagagttAAGCAGCAGCCAAACGGTTgacagaaaattttaaaagtaaaaggtTGTGTAAGTCAGGGAAGTTTGAAAAGATAAAGGTTGTGTGAGTCAGGGAAATATGATGATAGAAGTGAGTTCCAAAGCATTAAAGTGCGGGAAAAAtctattacacaaaaatttaaagagcaCGAAAGAACAAATAGAGATAAAAATGCAACATAGCTGAATGACAAGAAAAAAATGCGGCATAGCTGAAAGTCAAGCGAGAATGACTTTTGGTTGATGGAGCCAGAGATCCGAGCTTCTTCAAGCAGCGAccattatttgtaaaaaagagaaataaaaaaattttgatagagAACGTCATGCCTATAACAATAATAGATGAggtctttttatttattttttgaaggcAATTGACAAATTTTAAGGATTCACTCGCCctcatttttattcatagaATCACCCCTTGAGGTATTGCGAAATCTTTGCagcttcaaataataataagagtAAGAATCAGCAGGAGACATCTCAGGATGATTCAAGTAGTTAAGCAAGGTAACGTGACACCAGTTAATAGCATTCAGTTTATTATCATACATTTATAAGGGTTTTTTTGTATGTTATccatatatatgttattatccGCTATAAGACATTAGCGTCTTTTTTGATTATCTCATAGTTTTATAAGGCATTTGCTGTTTTTTACGGTAATTGCTTGGCTTTTCTTacggtaataaaaaaattaacagtttttttcaaagataaatttgttgtaaatattttacattataatataatcatttattattattgattctctaaaacaatatatacatttacatattatatgtaatattaaCCAATGAATCACAAACTTTATACGTGTTTTTACTTATTgtagatattatttaaataaatgtttagctTAAAAACTGTTCTTTACACTTTTTAAACGAGctcattcaaattttaaataggGCCAgaattcattattattaattttaaaagcaacAACAATTCCCCGTTTACTTAAATGCTGTTGTCTAATGTTACACATTGTAAACTTATAAATCAAAACGATACCTTGATTGATTAGAggcttatttttatattgcactctaaaaaaaaataggttataAGTTCTAGGGTAGGATATGTGATATACCCCTAGCaaggtataattttctaccttataagtttttatttttttatttttaatgtttgtttacatttgacgtaatatatataaattacatatttttcaaatacaaacaaCGATTCTAATATgacattaataattaataaacgaTTCATACATgacattaataattattttttatcacaagaaagtttaatatattatgatattttatagagagaatgaaatcttttaattattttttaaaagttagggGTAAGTCGAAGTtaggcaaaataatttttctccAGAGATGAGCTGCATGATAAGTGACACGaaattaattgaattttgtTTGACAGAAtggttaatttaaataattgttatttctGATGTTAAACTTGCttaatggtttcaaaataaaaaggtttttaaaaattaaaggtgATAAATTATACATGtaaacaaaagataaatttttatatacgttTAGTTTGTAGcgaagatttttatttaattatagcaTTTTGCGagaattttcatttaattaaaaaatattgaggaatGTGCGAACCGATTTGcagaattaattaaacaaatcgCATGTTTCTGACAACAATAGAGACATTGTAACTTGCTTCGATCAAGGTTACCCCAGGTAATAACTCCATAGTTTATATTACTATgaataaaagattaataaagtttagttaaattatttttatctaaatgagCACGCACCCTATATAAAATTCCGatactttttgaaactttcgagtagtagtagtagtagtagtagtagtagtagtagtagtagtagtagtagtagtagtagtagtagtagtagtagtagtagtagtagtagtttcatttatttcgccgttaagaATATATGCGAcgtacaaatataacaaaaggaaatggctggagcaagaagaaggcatcaattagccttatcaccgagccccattaCAATCGTATTTTACAAGTccgtaaattattaaaaaatctttacaaaacgTCAAGTATAAGtagttaagaaacaaaaaagtactaaaaaattaaaagtaaacctagttaaaaaagatatgaaatctataaatatatatgtgtatatacatacatacgcACATgaaacatacacacatacatatatatacatgttgcCTCGTATTGtcgtttttataataaaatgaataaaattccatccacaacaacataaaatttataaaagtgtcaaaaataaaataaatataggataatttacaaaaagatacTGCATGTTTAGATTAAATGtaacgaaaacaaaaaaaaaaccttttaaacttCAAGACTAAATATtcaaatgtaaacatttttaaagaagtgTGAAAAAGACATTgatattcttaataataatagttgatctccttattatttttagtttttggtaGTTAACatgttaaagttgtttaagttaatctatcattataaatttattttgataacttCTAAAAAAGActggaaatatttaaaacattaaaatccaTATTTAcgaaatgatattttaaattagctttGAATTGCTGaagtgtttgtttttattatgaacaatctattcaaaacttttCCATTAAAAAGGTCCCCGATACTGAATAGAATAagaacataactttagattaaaTTTTGGAGTTACAAAATTGTTTCCGGAAAATCTGGTGGGGTATTTATGgcttattttacaaaaatattgattaaatatTGTTGGAGATAGTtcgtgttttattttatacatgaatTGTAagactaaatatatattaattttgtacACGTTTAATGATCCAAGCTTACTTAGAAGTGGCTCGCAAAGCACATTTCTTGTTGCTCCAAATACAATTcggcaagcatgtttttgttttgaataaatttttttcaactttgtgtAATTTGTGCTTGCCCATACAATATTTCCGTAAGCtaaataactatgtataaaagaaaaaagaaaaaataaaaaataaaaagaattttttaaagacctaaTGTTTAAGAATGGTTTTACTTTAtacattattgcaatatttcttgaaagttttctttccaGGGAGCTCATATGAGTcttccaaaataaattttcatctaaaataacACCTTAGAAATTTACAAATGTTTgtctagtaatatttattttatttattttctgatCAGGTAATTTTAGGGGAAGATTATCTGTTTTATCTTGTTTATGAAATAGTATGTACTTAGTTTTTGTTACGTTAAGTGATAGTTTATTACATGTAAACCATTCGTTTACTTTGTTTAACTCTTCATTAACTACTGTAAAAAGCGTTTTAATATCCCTATGTGAATAAAACAGGTGGACGTTTTACTCGTTTCATATTGTATAAACTGTTTTCTTATTGATAAATATCCTTTAAATCAAAGTAAGTTACTGTTTTTCATtccataatgttcaagttttttaagaagAATGACATGATTGACGGTGTCAAAGGCTTTAGACAGATCAATATAAACTCCTAATGTCAAACAATCATCATTGAAGGCATTTGTTACATGGGTTACTAGCTCGGTCAAAGCGTGATCGGTtgagtgattttttttaaaaccaaattgcttGTTGAACAACATGTTGTTTACCGTTAAGTAGTTATTAAGCCTGTTATACATTATGCGCTCGAGTAACTTAGAAAAGCATGGCAGAACCgatattggtctgtaatttCAAGTATTTGTGTCATcgccagatttaaaaataggacAGTACCTGATTTAATAGAAAGATCAAAAATGTTATATAGAGAGGAttctataatattaaaaactgagTTTACAACATGCACGCTAATTTGATCAAAACCTGCACTAGTGTTGTTTTTAAGACTATCTAGAGCAGATTGCAACTCATAAATATCCTGTTTAGATTCATCCATTACTTTATCataggtttttaaatataaatcatatgAGGAACTTGACGGAATTTTTTCAAGTTAGGTCCAATATTAAGAAAGAAGCTGTTCAAATTTTCAGCAATTATTGCTTTATCGTATATAAAtttaccatctactaaaattttttttagcagattttttttttcatcattttttgaattgccaataatttctttaattacctTCCACAtcctattattttttctaacaacattgagtattaaagttttttggagttttttttagtttttttaaatatatttttataatgtttatagtttgtttcatttttaaatgtttattttttaaaaacttttcattcaactttttttttagattttagtagACCCGTAGACATCCAAGAATATAGGAGTGACTtggtatttataacaatttttttctcagGAAACGCATTTTATACTGATTACAAAAATGATGAAGAAATAGTTCGTACGCATTGTTTGCCTCACTTGATTTCAGCATAAGGTCccaatcaattttatatttaaaaggtcTTGGAATTGTTGTAAGGAGTTTTCATTAATCTGCCTCTTGTATATAGTAGTTTTTGAAGGCTTATtgttaattgtaataattttagtaattagAAAAGTAGCAAAATGAACTGATAAGTCTGTCTTAATTATACCAATATAAATAGGGTTTTATAAAAATCGTTGGTGATTATATTGTTTAGGAATGTAGAAGAGTTTTTAGTTATTCTGGTTGGcttatttattgttggaatTATGATGAAGAAGAGtatctataaaatattaaatgttatttgaaGCTTGTCTCATCAAGTCCAAATTGATGTCTCCAACTATGTATACATGCTTTCGTTCTTTATTgactttagttaaaaatgtatttaaaagagttttaaatacttttaaattaccAGCTGGTTTCCTATAAGAAGTATTAAATATGTCTTTTGTGgttttattaacaatttcaaTGCATAATGACtcacaatctgtttcattaACGCATAGGTCATTACGTGGGACAAAGTTAATTGAATTGCGAACAAAAATACTTACGCCTCCGCCACAATATTTTTTCCGCGGTTGATGAATTGACgtgtaattaattaattcaaaatgtaaatttagTTCATCGAATTTGCAGTAGACATTGTTATTATGGTGTTTTCATCATGTTTTCGTAATGAAAACCCCCCAAGTATTTAGCTACAAAatctcttttaatttcaatttggtcaataaaattttttagcagaGTTGGGGGTAGAGAACGTTTTTTGGAGAGCGGGtggaaaaatatctattttcttttgcttacatttaatgttaatctgtttcttttaaaccatttagataTGTTTTGAAGTTGTTTGTTCATCATAGAGAATACTAGATAGATGTcactgttagagagaaataagtttgcgtcatcagcaaacataatgcTTAGAAGATTTGATGTTTTATGCAAGTcgttgatatattttaaaaacaaaagagagCCTAAGATGGAACCTGGCGGAACACCAcaggaaacatttaaaaactgtttacgATTAAGTTCATTACAAGAAAGTAATTGTTTCCTGTTAGATAAATAACTCTTTCATTTTTTCCATagtaattaagtttataaagcaaagtATCACGATCgacagtatcaaatgcttttgaaagatagataaaaaattcttaatgtTAATTGAGATTTTTCATAAGAATAAGAAATTTCACGTACCAACTGAATAATTGCATACTCAATTGAGTTATTCGTTTTAAAgctgattaatttttaatttaatttgatttaatttattttaatttttaaagctggttaaagctttttaaactgattgttgtataataaattatttaaactaaagtaATCAAATACTCTAGTGAACATGATtctttctagtatttttgaaaatatagatcaGATAGAGATAGGCCGGTAATTACTAATGTCAGATTTGTCACCACCTTTGAGTAGTGGaataactttagcaattttCAATTGATCAGGAAGCATTCCTTGTTCGATTGAtgatttaaagactttaaaaagaatatattttttttgttcaaaatctaaaactatGTTACCATTGATTTCATCAAGTGCTTTTaactgctttaatttttttagtgttttgaaGACTTTTTCAAACTCATCAAATAATAACTCTTTAGATAACTCATCTTAGTAAATGTAATCTATCGGTGctaagaaatctttaaatgaGGCTTTAGTATTATGCAGgtaaaaataatggaaaaataataacaaatcaaTTTGAAAAGTAATGCATTGCaatgaaatgtttaatttacatttttttatgtatttaaataaatgtattattgcTAGACTATAAAAATCGATAAGGATATTATAATTCtacagaagaaaaaataaaagatacatCCTTTTTGACTAGGGTTGTTTTTAATTACAAGTTCTCTACGAACCGAGTAAACTACGTAATCATCTCATGAGTCcagtagaaaaatttttatactacggtattaaaaaaattgtgacttAAATCCAATTGGATTTAACCGGACATAACATCgttaggtaatttttttttttaaatcgaatAGTTTATTAGATAGGAttcatttagattttattggAATTCTATAACCTGTCACTTGATTGACAGAGGATTGGAAAATCCCCTGTAATGCATAAATGTTTTAGATATATCAAAACCTAACTCGTTTCAATACTAAcatttatctataaatataaaaacaacctTCCTATAGAATTTTCTGATACTTTTACATTAGCAGTTTCTCAAAAATCACTATCATCAGTGAAATACCAACCACAAATATTGCTTGAGTAAAATCagagttattaattttttcgtTTGAGGAACAGTGCGTCATTATAGAAccaattgaaaatgatattatttaagACTTAAAACGCATTTTCTCTTtcaattcataaaattaaatttgattaaaacttaCTTATATATTAAAGGAATTTTACGAAAGCATTTTTcacaaaatatactttaaactTATACTTTTCGTCCGTATCCACATTTCCTGTTTTTATAAATCCTTATTTTATGTAAACGattgtttgcaattttttattatataaatagcaAAATATCTTTAGTCATCTCACATCGCACAATCGCACAAGTCaattatttatgtttagaaaaataaaaaaacaatttctttagtAACACTTTATAAATTGTGTATTGTTGTAATTGTTgcgtatttttagttttaaagttttagtgtatagtttttttttttgtaaaagagttaaaaagtaaaaagatgtttttgaaatgtCCGTTTTTACCTTTTAATGTTAACCTATTGAAAAGTTGTTTTCGAAATATCCGTTTTTACCTTTTACTTCATGTCAACctattaaaaaggtttaaacaatTCAAGCACTTAGAATCGCAATGATTACGCAGTAACTGAACAAGAACtacttttaatgaaatattaaacaatcttgatgaaaaaatcaaaatgcatTCAATTCCGCAACGATTTCGCAATTGACAACGATTTTGCATGTTTGATAAGATTATTGCAACGAGAAGCATTCTTTAAACCAAATCTACAAAACATCGTGTAATAAGATACCATATCATACACGAAACACTGCAACAATGCAAACAGCATGCTAAAACGTTAGTATTGTTTTAACCCCTAAAAAGGACCTCATAAACGTAACCAGAGAGCGTATGGTTACACTTTTTCCACCTAATCAAAACTAGTCACATCATTAGGTCACGTGTTAGCAAGAGCATCAGTGTGATTAAGTCCGTTTTGAAGCGCGTGAACATTTTCGTTAGAGTCATTTGATACAAATGAATTGTTCATACTCTTGTCGAGGCAATGTGTGTAGTTCATCGAAGAATGCTGTCCAAGAGAATTAATCCCATTTTCGGAATGTACTTGCAGCGTATGCACGTTTTGCATTTGAACTGTACCAGCGCCTGAGGAAGTAGGGAGAAAGCATTGTTGCTGTAAGTGAACCCACTCTTCctataagtaaacaaaaataaataaaacagttagataagtaacagaaaaagtataaataaaaaagaatgaaaaatattacCTGAGCTTGTTCAGCTCGTGCCTGAGCAATTAATGCTTGTTGTTGCCGCAAAAGTTCTTCTTCAGATACGccctacaaaaaaatttatcttcgATCACCCTgcaacattttgtttattataattgacGGAGCCAAATAttaaagaggtaaaaaaaacaaacaaattaattcTGGATAATTATCAACTTACCAGGTTTTTAAGCTTGTTGTTCTTTTTTCGAGtctaaaagttcaaaatttaaaaactttaaacactAATTTATTTGCTTCACCAAAACTAGTTGGCATAAACGtcaaaaaaaattcagcccTACcacatattttatcaaatactataaataataatctcCAAAAAACACTCTAAACATCCATAAACTGTCATATTCACTCTAGTTGGAATTTTCTTTtcaagaaaccttttttttttcatgacaaAACTTTAGGCCTTTAATTTTATTCAGTTTTGAaacttcaaacttttaaatatcttCTTTGTTTTGGAACTCCAAACTTCTAAATATCTCctttgttttattacaaataactAATGCAAATCTTTTTGGgcttaaaaaaattggattaaTCAGTAGCTCAAAGTGTGTCAGCCTGTCTTGATACATGTTTATCATTTCATTATGGCTAAAATAGATTAGCTGGATGCCTTAACCACTTCCATCAACTTGTGATCAAAAAAGAACTATTTTCAGATTCAATCTTAGACAGACTAAACCAGCTAAGCCTCAGCACTCTTATGCTATTATCTCTGAGAACAGGCAGACTATACACCTATTCTCAGCagtctaaaatataattttaagcCCAAAAAAGTGCTAACACTTATGAAGGGttgataatactttaaaaattatatataatttatatttaaatgtatttagttttgaactctttatctttttttcattcaagaagagaacattaaatatttttcatttaagaaGAGAACATTAAATATCCTTTTTTGTAATAACTATGACATACTAACATAAGTGAGGATACCTAATAATTTACACATAAATTCAAATGTAAAGTGAGGATATATATCAACAAGCAtaggtaaatatttattaatccACATATAAGTGTTGggtaataaataagttttgcagaactggaaaaaaaaaaaagtgaatataaGGACGCGTGATCCAGCATTAGTGTAAGAAACAAGAATATAAATGAGGCCTAGGATAGAATTTGAAAATAGAAGTAAAGAGAAACAGGTACatttataaaactgaaaaattataaaaacttaaagaatcaaaaaagaCCAAAGAGCtgatttagattaaaattttattttgaggtatgagtttttaaaatcaatgtgATCCAAAtaa includes:
- the LOC100212338 gene encoding protein Dr1 isoform X2, whose product is MADSSASSVAGPSSQQPEDDLSLPRAAVNKMIKEMVPFIRVSNDARELVLNCCTEFIHLIASEANEICNKQTKKTISPEHVIAALESLGFQSYIQDVEGVYQQFKTQAQTRKKNNKLKNLGVSEEELLRQQQALIAQARAEQAQEEWVHLQQQCFLPTSSGAGTVQMQNVHTLQVHSENGINSLGQHSSMNYTHCLDKSMNNSFVSNDSNENVHALQNGLNHTDALANT